In Malania oleifera isolate guangnan ecotype guangnan chromosome 8, ASM2987363v1, whole genome shotgun sequence, a single window of DNA contains:
- the LOC131161729 gene encoding protein SOB FIVE-LIKE 5-like — MNISSSHNGISAESESGWTLYLDQSYNSASDCQRGSGIGEDEYCRERRTKVEDDDEEEDLSMVSDASSGPPHFHEEEYCFNENGCFYSASNSASQLGKKGDKKKKNREQRGKQRHSYLDDTASSPAKSFSKKKISNGQASMHLDFSQGYSATHLKGPESFQKHFGFLQPSFSEKPTSEDPGSFQGKWE; from the exons ATGAATATATCATCTTCCCACAATGGGATAAGTGCAGAGAGTGAATCCGGTTGGACATTGTACTTGGATCAATCCTACAATTCTGCGAGTGATTGCCAGAGAGGTAGTGGAATTGGAGAGGATGAATACTGCAGAGAAAGGAGGACAAAGGTGGAGGACGATGATGAAGAGGAGGATTTGTCCATGGTGTCTGATGCTTCCTCTGGGCCTCCGCATTTCCATGAAGAAGAATACTGCTTCAATGAAAATGGGTGTTTCTATTCTGCTTCCAATTCAGCTTCACAATTGGGGAAGAAGGgtgacaagaaaaagaaaaacagagaACAGAGAGGGAAGCAGAGGCATTCTTATCTTGATGACACTGCAAGCTCCCCTGCCAAGAGCTTTTCCAAG AAGAAAATCAGTAATGGACAAGCTTCAATGCACTTGGATTTCTCACAGGGCTACTCTGCAACACATTTGAAG GGACCAGAATCGTTCCAGAAGCACTTTGGTTTCTTGCAGCCATCTTTTTCTGAGAAGCCAACCTCTGAGGATCCAG GTAGTTTTCAGGGGAAGTGGGAATGA